ATATTAAGTTTTAAAGGATTAAAACCAAAGTTTTTAATATTAAAAATTTGTAAAAAATGAGGCATAAAAAATATAGAAATCTGGTTTTACTAGAGTCTTAGGAGTTAAGGAATCCAGAAATTGAAAATAGTCCAGAGCATGAATATTTCATCAACCTCCAGAACCTTTATTCTTCTATTGATTTCTTTCTTCAAGTCAGCCAATCTAAATCCTGATTATTAGCCATTTTAACTTTTGCAACAAATTGATATCAAGATTAGAGATCTTGGGTCTAAAGTGTCTCCTTCTTCTTTTATAATTAAAAATTAGGCTACTCCTGAACAGCAATTGAGTCAAATTTTTACAATGACGGTTTATCAAGTCCGCTTAATTAACGAAGCTCAAGGTTTAGATTGCACCATTCCGGTTCCTGATGATCAGTATATTCTCGATATTGCAAAAGACAATGGTATTCGTCTACCATCAGGATGTGAGCAAGGAGATTGTTCAGTTTGTGTTGCTAAACTCCTAAACGGTCAAGTTGATCAAAGTGAACAAAAATTTCTCCGGCCTGCGGAAATCGCGATGGGGTATACTGTAACCTGTGTTGCTTATCCTCGTTCAGATTGTACCCTCTATACCCATCAAGAACAAGTTTTATATCAATCCTCTCTTTATTATCAACCTAATTCAGATTGATATTTATCCCTGGATTCATCTAAACTCACCGTCAAAACTTAACTTTTTATTCTTAATATGGATCGTTTTTTATACGAAAAATCTATTTCTTATCAAGGGTATTTAATTATTCCCTTTGTTCGAGTGACGGTGAGTGATAGAAAAATTTATTCTTATATGTTATTATCCCAACTGGGACATAAAGGAAAATTTCACAAATCTGAAAATCCGGCTGATCTCTATTGTAGTCAACTGGAAAAAATTATCGAAATTGCTCAGGATCATTTAGATCACCATTCAGATATTATTCCTAAAGAAGATTATTTTCACTGTCGATATACCTATCAAAATGATTTAATTATCATTTATCAAGAAGCGGAAAAATACTTTTACGATCATTACAAACCTTATAGTTTAAATAATATTGCAGCGCCTAAACTTTTCCTTTCACAACAAGACTGTATTAATTGGGTTAAAGCCGGATTAGATCGTTCTGGGACAGTCACCGAGACTTGAAAAACTCTTGTACATTAACTAATGATTTGTTATCTTAACATTTTTTTAATGGTACCAGAACCCCCATAATTCTGTCAAGCAAATTGTTCTCAGCAATTTTATCTTTAGTTTTATTACTCGATTACTTTCTCTCAATTCATGAATTAGGAGATGATATCTTAGTCTTCTTCATTCCCATCGAAGCAACTCGCAGGATTAAGAATATTTGCGAACTCACTGTTTTTGCCGTTTATGGCATCGGACTTTTAGCTTATCTGTGGATTTTTAAAAATTTGATTTATCAATCCGAATATTTGTTTTTATTAATCACTATTTTTTGGCTGTTTTTAAGCCTTGTATTTGATATGTTAGAAACCTCTTTGTTTACCCATTCTTACTTATTTGAAGAGTGTTTTAAACTCTTAGCGATCGCAACGTATACGCTATATTTTGCTCGACTAGGAAATAGGCAAGGAAACCTGATTCGATGGCTTATGCCCTTTCTGGAAATCAATGGCATCTACAATTGTTGCATGGGATTAGAATTAACACGTTATTGACTATTTCTAATAAACCGATAACGTTGCAACTTTTAGATTTCTCCAATCTGCTGAATAACGATTGGTTAGTGATCTATTCCTTTCCTGTGATTGAAGGCGACTATCAACATTGCCTAGATCTGGTTATCTTTATTAATGGATTGCCATTAGTAGTCTTTCAGGGTCTTCATGGAGGGGAGGAAAGCTGGTCACTACGAGCGGCGTGTTTACGACTTCAAGAGTATCAAGTTCACCTGCCTAAGTTTTTTTCATTTAATGAGTTGCTGGTGCTGTCTAATGGGATTCAATCTCGGATTGGCACATTAATGAATGATTGGAAACAGTTTATCCCAATTCCTGCAATTAACAAAGAAGATATCCCTTTCTTAGGAGAAACCGAGATAGAAATGTTAATTCAAGGGTTTTTTGATCAACGGCGATTTTTGCAAATCGTACAAAACGGGATTATATTTCGACAAAGCCGGACGAAGTTAACCAAAAAGTTACCTAAAAAATCGGTTTAAAGTTCGTAATGGGGGTTTTAAACCCAATTTTTCGATAAGCATTTCCTACGAGCCAATCAATAAATGCGGACAAAAGGACTTGAACCTGTGAGGGAGTCTACAACCCTGATTCTACCGTAACTCAAGATTACTCAATCTCAACCCTTAAAACGGAATGAGTAAAAAATGAGTAACGCTTTAAACCTAAATACAGAGGGAACCTATAAGGGATATCCTGACCTGCTAGAGTTCTATCAACGCAAAGCTAAGGAGACACCCAAAGGAGTAAGCCTTAAGCTTCAGAATAATAAGCACTTATTACTACAGTTCACTTTTCCCGATACGAGAAAACGTTCTACTAAGACTTGTGGGGTACAATTTACAGAGAAAGGAGTTATTGAGGCACTAGACAAGGCGTGGAAGGTTAAAGAAGCCCTAGAACGGTTCACAACCGCTAGTGAGTTCTGGAGTTGGTACGACTTAGAAATACTAGGTAAAAATACCTTAGTTAATGACCTCAAAACCTACCGTGAAATATTTGAGGAAATAGAACAAGAATATTGGAACGGGACACATAAAAACACGGGAGAAAAACGGAAAAAAGGGATAACAAACTATGACCGTTCTTTTTTTGAAACCTATCTAAAGTTTTTTAATAAGTTCAATAATTGGGATAAATACCCTGAATGGATAGATTTAGAATTGGTTCTTAATTCTTTTGAAAAAGGAACTAAAAGCTACAAAGACTGTTACAGCACACTTAAAAATATAGCTAATCGCTGTAATATCAAAACCAGTCAATTGTTAATTGAAAAGCTTAATAAAATAGATTCAAAACAATCTATTTTTAAAGAAAAACAATCAATAAGTATTGATGAATTCCTGAACTGGTATAAAACCTGTAGTGATGAGATACCCACACTTAACCGTCAATGTGATAGAGAAACTAGGCAATCATGGTTATGGGTTTGTGCTATGTGTGTAATCTATGGCTTAAGACCCAGTGAAATAATGTCAGCTATCAATCTCTACAAGCCTGTTACAGAGAAGGAAATTAAACAAGCTTGGGGTAGCAAAGGAAGTCGCTTAGGTGCTTCAAAAGTAACGATAAAAGCTATCAATGATCCTACTAACACAGAGTTACTTTTAGTTTTAGGTAATCAATACTATGTAGGAGAAAATAACGATATCCCAATAACAATTAAAACGGGAGGACGTATCTGCACACCATTATGCAATAACAACAAAATCATTGAATTGTTAAAAATACACTATCCTAAACTACCTGCTTACACCCCAAAATTAAACAGCAAACCAGAAAGTTATATTACAGGTTTTACAGCTAATTACCGTAAACGATTATTAGGTTACAAATGCCCGGTAACGCAAGCTTATGCGTTTCGACATCTAGGTAATCAACTAGGTGAAAAGTACGGTATTCCACAAGAAACAAGAGCAAGGTCATTAGGGCATTCTGTAGCAATGAATGACAGCACCTATAAATCAAGAGAGAACTTGCAGACTACCGTAGACTTGTTGACAAATTACAGTAAACAACCGCTAGGATTAGATGCAGCTAAGTTTCAACTTGAAGCCTCTGGCTTTGATTTAAACGATCCATCAGTTAAAGCAATGTTAAAAATTATCTATCAATTAGATAATTAGTTTAGTTGACTAAACAAATAATTAGAGGGGTTATTACACCCCTCTTTTTTAATATAGAAATGCTTCTTAAACTTAAATGTTAAACCCGCCCATTATAGTACGTTGGCTCACTGGCTGTGTACGTTGTTAGGCGGGTTATTAGATAGATTTTGATTTTTTTTAATAGCAAGTACCTATCAAACTCAAGCTATTTGAATTGTTTTTGGAAACACCAATGGGATTCCTCCCTTATGAAATAAGAATAACATAACCTCTCTCCTACCGTCAACCTCTATTTTATTCCGCTTGTTCCCCTGTCAAGTCACGCTTACGCTGGGTACAACTTGACAGGTTCACCACGCTTCATTTAAGAGGTTTTGAGCGGTAGGAGAGAGGGTGTTCTCAACACCAACAAACAACAGCTTTACAACCCATTTTTAATTCAAAAGGTTAGTCCGTATATCTATTTTCAGCCGCCGAGTTCGGCGGCTGAAACTGGAAAAGTAAACCAATAGCTAACTTTTAAGGACAACATTCTCTAAACAGGCAACTACTTAAACTTAAATCTAGGAACAAAATAGAGGAACTCCCTCACTCCCTCAAATTATCTTTTTTCATTATACTCATCCATCTCTGAAACCGGACGTAGAAGGACATCAGTTTTAGTTTTAACCTCTTTTTTCCTCATACTTTCTTTTGTTGAATAATCATAATTATTTTGAAAATCATCACAATAAAACTCCAAGTTTTCACCCCCGCCTTTTCCCAATACTATTTCCGCATCTTCCCTGACAAATGCCCTTTCTTGTTGAATCTTTAATACCATTTTTGCTACCTCTTCATTAATACTATTCGTTAACGTTTCCTTTCCATTTTTTTTCTTAGGTTTTTTTACCTCTCTATTTTCAATAGAATTAATTACATCTGATTTTTGGTTTTTTGGTTTTTTCATTATTTTTCCCTATCTGTTTTTATTGAATAGCCACCAATAGTTACCGCCTTGTGCGGATGTAATTAACTTTTTATAAGTAACAGCTATTTTACTGTTATTCATAAATTTATCTAATAAAGAGCGGGTTTTTTCAGGATCATCTAAATCCAGTAATTTTAATAATTTCTCATCGGTGGGTTTCTTTGGTTGAAACCCTACCGCCTGACCTAAAGATGGGTCAACAGGAATCTCGACGATTTCTACATTATCTCTTACAGGAATCGTAAAAAATCCTAGAATTGCTTGAATAGCAAAATTAACTTTAGTTACTAAATTAAGTATTTGTACAACAATCCAATTTAAGCGAATTAATAAATTTAACAATGCAGATAAATCGCTATCTTGACTCATTGTTAACTCCATTAACTTATTAAAATAGGATGTTGCATCAGTAGGCTTATAAGTTAATGGTTGCTCTCCTGGTTTCATAAGGTTTGAATCTTTGAGCTTAACTTTTATATTCCCAGGAGTTCTATAAGCCAAGGTTCTGAATAATAAATTAATTAACTCGTTATATGTTAAAGCTTCTGTATCTCCATTTCCACCAGGGACGTATAACGAGTTAGGTATTTTTAACCCTTCGTTATAAAAATCATCACCACCTAGCATGACGTAAATTCTTTTAGTTATATCGCAACAATCGTTAGTCATTGGTAATAATCCTTTAGGTTTCTGTTTATATGGTAGCCCAGTACCGCTATTAGTGGAACCATTAATAGGTATAAAGCGAAACTCGATCGTACGTTGTCTTATGCCTATAAACAAGCTAGGGTCAGCACCATTATTCTTTATAACGGGAAGAGTAAAAGAAATCCCACTCGCACCATCTGTTGCTGTTATCATTCCGTAATGTGGATCGGGAGCTATAAATATAGTATGTTTGTTCTGCTCTGTAAATTGAGTAAATATTTGTTGGCTACTTATTGGATTTTCATGAGTAGATAGTTTTTTTGTTTTATATTCAACTGTTCCAAATAAGTATATGTATTGAAAATACTCAGGTGTGTTGTAATCTATCCAGATGTCTTCTCGTAAAATTACATTATAAGTATAAAAATTAGTTTCTTCTATTAGATAGAAATCACCAAAGATTACTCGATCATAAGGGAAGTAAGTGTGATCCCATGACTCATTAGCAGGGATCGGATCATTTTGATAATCATGGTCATAAAAATATGTGTAATAAGTTGGTTGTGACGTAAAGGATATTTTTTCTTTGACCATGACTCGCACCCCACTCGCACCATCTATCTTGGTTACAGTGCGAGTGCTGGTGACAGTCGCACCGGGAGTGTTTAAGGGGTCTTCCCCTGGTTGCGGTGTAGGTGCTGGTGTAGGTTCCGGTGTGGGTTCCGGTGTAGGTTCGGGTTCTCTACAATCATCTGCTTCCCTGGTATCTTGGTTGATGATTTTCCCCCCCATACGCCAGGTGACGGTTATAGAGCAACCGTCTCTCGTTTGCTCACAAGTTAAAGCACCGAAACCTAAATCAATGATGGTATCAGACGGATCTCTTAAACTTACCGTTGCACTTAAGCCCGGTACACCTAACGATAGATCACCTTTAACCGACAAGCTTACGCCAGCCCCACCCGCTCTCAAACCGAAGTCTAAATCACCCCTTGCATTAATCCCCACACCAGGCATTACCCTGCCCGCTACACGTTCCCCCACCTTACCCGCAGTTTTAGCGACTTTACCAGCAGCGTCTCTAGCATTGGAACTCGCTACCCTTGCTCTGTTCCCTAGCGTTTGGTGCTTGCTTCCCGGTACTTCTGTAGACTGTACATCTACATGATTCCTCATCGGGTTTCCGTAGTTTCCACTCCCGTCCATTCGTTTAGCTTGTGTAGCATCATTAGGCGGTCTATAAGTTGAATTCGTGCCGCCACCACTGGATTTACCAGTGCGTGTGCTTGCGGGTGTATTACCGGGCTTGTTAGGGGCGGTCAGTTCCCCCCCTTTAAATCTTGGTCGCAAATCTACCGTCCCACGAGTCATAGGGTCTGCAAATTCTACTCGTGGTCTATTACTGATTTCTACATCTGTTTGGTAGGTTGTCATTTTTGCGGTTTCCTTTGACTTAGGTTATGTTTTTCAGTTTCAGCCGCCGAGTTCTGCGGCTGAAAATCAGAAAGGTAGACTCAATTCTTCAATAGAAACTTGTCCAGCATCACTAGATGTTTTTACCCATAGTGGTAAGCCTAGAACATAACGATTATCAGGATAATTAATTTCACTGCCATCTATATTTAATGATTTATTTTCATAGACAAGCGTAGACCCTGGTTTTAATATAAGTTTAGTTGAAAATAAATTATTAACTCCAAAATGATAATAAATGTCTACCAAAGAATTATTGCATAAATAAAAAGAGTATCTTTTCTTATTGGTATCTAAAACTTTAACTGGTGTTGTCATAATCGTTAATATTTGACTTTTAGTTTCTATTAATTCAATTAATTTTTTTTCATAAGTAACACTCCCAGAGTAACCGCCTTTGATCGTAATAATGTCATTACCTTGTAAAGCAGGTATAACCTGTAATTTTAATTCTTGTTTGATGTCTCCAAAAAACACCACACTATCTTTAGTTATATAAGGCATTAAATTCCTCGCTCCCGGCAAGTGATTATTATAAATTAAATCAGATATCGGATAATTCAATGCGATATCATAATCAATATCATTACTATATCTACTAATGCCATTAATTAAAGCGTAATCATTATCATAATGCTCTAAAATCCTAAATTCAAAAGCGTAATCATTTTTATTATTATATTTATTTTTAAACTCAATAGTTTTTGCTTGTTTAGTCAGTTCTGTATCTTGAAGATTATCAAGCCTGGGAATGGCGGAACTCGGAACCGGAACCCTAGATGGAATCAAATAATCAAGAGCTAAATACTCACATTTTAATTCAAACATAGCGGTGCTTATCTCTGCATCAATCGGTAAATGTTTTAAGGCAATCTCTCTCCAGCTAAGGATTGATATCTCGTTGTATTCATAATAAATATCTTTAATCCATTGACTTAATTTGGTTGTATTAGCATTAATCAATGTTCTTTTTGTCTCTCCAGTAAAGGGTACTTGATACATATTAAAATTCTCCTGTTAGCGTAAATGTCCCACCGCTATAAATGTCTGTATTAGCTGTATAGCTTTCTATGATTGCAGTATCGTACATCCCAGAGGATTGATTAATAGCAACA
The Planktothrix sp. FACHB-1365 DNA segment above includes these coding regions:
- a CDS encoding 2Fe-2S iron-sulfur cluster-binding protein — encoded protein: MTVYQVRLINEAQGLDCTIPVPDDQYILDIAKDNGIRLPSGCEQGDCSVCVAKLLNGQVDQSEQKFLRPAEIAMGYTVTCVAYPRSDCTLYTHQEQVLYQSSLYYQPNSD
- a CDS encoding type I restriction endonuclease gives rise to the protein MAYALSGNQWHLQLLHGIRINTLLTISNKPITLQLLDFSNLLNNDWLVIYSFPVIEGDYQHCLDLVIFINGLPLVVFQGLHGGEESWSLRAACLRLQEYQVHLPKFFSFNELLVLSNGIQSRIGTLMNDWKQFIPIPAINKEDIPFLGETEIEMLIQGFFDQRRFLQIVQNGIIFRQSRTKLTKKLPKKSV
- a CDS encoding recombinase, producing the protein MSNALNLNTEGTYKGYPDLLEFYQRKAKETPKGVSLKLQNNKHLLLQFTFPDTRKRSTKTCGVQFTEKGVIEALDKAWKVKEALERFTTASEFWSWYDLEILGKNTLVNDLKTYREIFEEIEQEYWNGTHKNTGEKRKKGITNYDRSFFETYLKFFNKFNNWDKYPEWIDLELVLNSFEKGTKSYKDCYSTLKNIANRCNIKTSQLLIEKLNKIDSKQSIFKEKQSISIDEFLNWYKTCSDEIPTLNRQCDRETRQSWLWVCAMCVIYGLRPSEIMSAINLYKPVTEKEIKQAWGSKGSRLGASKVTIKAINDPTNTELLLVLGNQYYVGENNDIPITIKTGGRICTPLCNNNKIIELLKIHYPKLPAYTPKLNSKPESYITGFTANYRKRLLGYKCPVTQAYAFRHLGNQLGEKYGIPQETRARSLGHSVAMNDSTYKSRENLQTTVDLLTNYSKQPLGLDAAKFQLEASGFDLNDPSVKAMLKIIYQLDN